A stretch of Chionomys nivalis chromosome 2, mChiNiv1.1, whole genome shotgun sequence DNA encodes these proteins:
- the Rps19 gene encoding 40S ribosomal protein S19: protein MPGVTVKDVNQQEFVRALAAFLKKSGKLKVPEWVDTVKLAKHKELAPYDENWFYTRAASTARHLYLRGGAGVGSMTKIYGGRQRNGVRPSHFSRGSKSVARRVLQALEGLKMVEKDQDGGRKLTPQGQRDLDRIAGQVAAANKKH, encoded by the exons ATGCCTGGAGTTACTGTAAAAGACGTTAACCAGCAGGAGTTCGTCAGAGCTCTGGCAGCCTTCCTCAAAAA GTCCGGGAAGCTGAAAGTCCCCGAATGGGTGGACACAGTCAAGCTGGCCAAACATAAAGAGCTTGCCCCCTATGATGAGAACTGGTTCTACACACGAGCTG CCTCTACAGCACGGCACCTGTACCTGCGTGGTGGTGCCGGGGTTGGCTCCATGACCAAGATCTATGGAGGACGGCAGAGAAACGGTGTCAGGCCCAGCCACTTCAGCAGAGGCTCCAAGAGTGTGGCCCGCCGCGTTCTCCAAGCCCTGGAGGGACTGAAAATGGTGGAAAAGGACCAAGATGG GGGCCGCAAGCTAACACCTCAGGGACAGAGAGATCTGGACAGGATTGCCGGACAG GTGGCAGCTGCCAACAAGAAGCATTAG